A genomic region of Pseudomonas frederiksbergensis contains the following coding sequences:
- a CDS encoding glycerate kinase, translating to MKIVIAPDSFKDSLSAEAVANAIALGLSEVWPDATLVKCPMADGGEGTVESILAACEGELRSATVQGPLGTQVDAHWGWLPHNHTAIIEMAEASGLQLVPVGQRDACTSSTFGTGELIRAALDAGAQRIILAIGGSATNDAGAGALQALGVRLLDAQGQTLKSGGLALTHLAQIDLSHRDPRLATVRFEIAADVNNPLCGPHGASAIFGPQKGASLEQVQQLDLALGHFAGLCAQTLGKDLREEPGSGAAGGLGFAAKAFLGAQFRAGVEVVADLVGLEDAVRDADLVITGEGRFDAQTLRGKTPFGVARIARQQGVPVIVIAGTLGEGYQQMYEHGVDAAFALASGPMTLEQACADAPRLLQDRARDIARVWRIAVCKG from the coding sequence ATGAAAATCGTCATCGCCCCTGATTCGTTCAAGGACAGCCTGAGTGCCGAAGCCGTGGCCAATGCCATTGCACTGGGCCTGTCCGAGGTCTGGCCGGACGCGACGCTGGTCAAGTGCCCGATGGCCGACGGCGGGGAAGGGACGGTCGAGTCGATTCTCGCTGCCTGCGAGGGTGAACTGCGCAGCGCCACCGTACAGGGTCCGCTCGGCACACAGGTCGACGCGCACTGGGGCTGGTTGCCCCACAATCACACCGCGATCATCGAAATGGCCGAAGCCAGCGGTTTGCAGTTGGTGCCGGTGGGCCAGCGCGATGCATGCACCAGCAGCACGTTTGGTACGGGCGAACTGATCCGCGCCGCGCTCGATGCGGGGGCGCAGCGGATCATCCTGGCCATCGGCGGCAGCGCCACCAACGACGCCGGTGCGGGTGCATTGCAGGCGCTGGGTGTGCGCTTGCTCGATGCCCAGGGGCAAACATTGAAATCGGGTGGCCTGGCGTTGACGCACCTGGCGCAGATCGACCTGAGTCACAGGGACCCGCGTCTGGCCACTGTGCGTTTTGAAATCGCCGCCGACGTCAACAATCCGCTATGCGGTCCCCACGGCGCCTCAGCCATTTTCGGCCCGCAAAAAGGCGCATCGCTCGAACAGGTTCAACAATTGGATCTGGCCCTTGGGCATTTCGCCGGGCTCTGTGCCCAAACCCTGGGCAAAGATCTGCGCGAAGAGCCGGGCAGTGGTGCAGCGGGCGGTCTGGGGTTTGCGGCCAAGGCGTTTCTTGGCGCGCAATTTCGTGCCGGCGTGGAAGTGGTCGCCGATCTGGTCGGCCTGGAGGATGCGGTACGTGATGCGGACTTGGTAATCACCGGCGAGGGCCGCTTCGACGCCCAGACCTTGCGCGGCAAGACACCCTTTGGCGTGGCGCGTATCGCCCGGCAGCAGGGCGTGCCGGTGATCGTGATCGCCGGCACCCTCGGCGAGGGCTATCAGCAGATGTACGAACATGGCGTGGATGCGGCATTCGCCCTCGCGTCTGGGCCGATGACCCTGGAACAAGCCTGTGCGGACGCCCCGCGTCTGTTGCAGGATCGAGCGCGGGACATCGCCCGCGTCTGGCGCATCGCGGTTTGCAAGGGTTAA
- a CDS encoding sugar diacid recognition domain-containing protein translates to MFELDHDLAQDIVDRAMAILPYNVNVMDSQGLILGSGEPERVNTRHEGAQLVLANGRVVEIDAQTAVHLKGVQPGINLPLLLDQRLIGVLGITGEPEQLRTYAELVRMTAEMLVGQRNQQADQQWRRQRCDDLLALLLSEAGDSPRLIDEAQQMGLKPQLSRTPYLFELGLEHGAGQTAEALSAWLISRYPDSWCVSSAKSSLLWCRPTTQTVENERLLEKLEGLGWNILRIAVGGQADGLQGLRRCYRRVGDLLAYGRDVLPKSRLLTLNRYRLPVMLWRHRNDDALDELLSPLRKVIAKDSNGQLLATLRSWCEHDGQSQACADALGIHRNSLRYRMERIAELSGVDPLRLDGMLALYLGVQLLPQTDTHP, encoded by the coding sequence ATGTTCGAACTCGATCACGACCTGGCGCAGGATATCGTCGACCGGGCGATGGCCATCCTGCCGTACAACGTCAACGTCATGGACAGCCAAGGGCTGATCCTCGGCAGCGGCGAGCCGGAGCGGGTCAACACCCGACACGAAGGCGCGCAGCTGGTGTTGGCGAACGGTCGGGTGGTGGAAATCGACGCCCAGACCGCCGTGCACCTCAAAGGTGTACAGCCGGGGATCAATTTGCCGCTGCTGCTCGATCAGCGCCTGATCGGCGTACTGGGCATTACCGGTGAACCGGAACAACTGCGTACTTATGCGGAACTGGTGCGCATGACTGCCGAGATGCTGGTCGGCCAGCGCAACCAGCAGGCCGACCAGCAATGGCGTCGCCAGCGTTGCGATGACCTGTTGGCGTTGCTGCTCAGTGAGGCGGGGGACTCGCCACGGCTGATTGACGAAGCACAGCAAATGGGCCTCAAACCGCAGCTGTCGCGCACGCCTTATTTGTTTGAGTTGGGCCTGGAACATGGGGCGGGGCAAACCGCCGAGGCCTTGAGTGCCTGGCTGATCTCACGCTATCCCGACAGTTGGTGCGTGAGTTCCGCCAAGTCGTCGTTGCTGTGGTGCCGGCCGACCACGCAAACGGTGGAGAACGAGCGCTTGCTGGAGAAACTCGAAGGGCTGGGCTGGAACATTTTGCGCATCGCCGTGGGTGGCCAGGCGGATGGGTTGCAAGGCTTGCGTCGCTGCTATCGGCGGGTCGGCGACTTGCTGGCGTACGGGCGCGATGTACTGCCGAAAAGCCGTTTGCTGACGCTGAACCGCTATCGACTGCCCGTCATGCTCTGGCGCCATCGCAACGACGATGCGCTGGACGAGCTGCTCAGCCCACTGCGCAAAGTCATCGCCAAGGACAGTAACGGTCAACTGTTGGCGACCTTGCGCAGTTGGTGCGAACACGACGGCCAAAGCCAGGCCTGCGCCGATGCGCTGGGTATCCACCGCAACAGCTTGCGCTACCGCATGGAGCGCATCGCCGAACTCAGCGGTGTTGACCCGTTGCGCCTCGATGGCATGCTCGCCTTGTACCTGGGCGTGCAACTGCTGCCGCAGACCGACACTCACCCATAA
- a CDS encoding MFS transporter, with the protein MSQSAAATLATDDDKNAVYKRVTLRLIPFIFICYLFNYLDRVNVGFAKLQMLDALKFSETVYGLGAGIFFIGYVLCGVPSNLALTKFGPRRWIALMMVTWGMLSTCLLFVTTPTGFYTLRLFTGAAEAGFFPGVVLYLSQWFPTFRRGRIMALFMSAIPVSGLLGSPFSGWILNHFATGQGGLAGWQWMFLLQGIPTIALGALAFFLLSDNFASAKWLKPEERAVLEADQAIDWANKPKTATDSLLAVFKNPAIWAFGLIYFCIQSGVYAINFWLPSIIKNLGFADNLVIGWLSAIPYLLAAVFMLMVGRSADLHKERRWHLVVPMLMGAVGLLIAVNFAANPAIAILGLTLATMGALTGLPMFWPVPTAMLSAGAAAGGLALINSMGQMAGFLSPYLVGWVKDSTGSTDAALYLLAGVIACGSVLALRMTRTLRV; encoded by the coding sequence ATGTCACAGAGCGCCGCCGCCACCCTGGCCACCGATGACGATAAAAATGCCGTCTACAAGCGCGTTACCCTGCGCCTGATCCCCTTCATCTTCATCTGCTATCTGTTCAACTACCTCGACCGGGTCAACGTTGGATTTGCCAAACTGCAGATGCTCGATGCGCTGAAATTCAGCGAAACCGTGTACGGCCTCGGGGCCGGGATTTTCTTCATTGGCTACGTGCTGTGCGGCGTACCGAGCAACCTGGCACTGACAAAATTCGGTCCTCGGCGCTGGATCGCGCTGATGATGGTCACCTGGGGCATGCTGTCGACCTGCCTGCTGTTCGTCACCACACCGACCGGGTTCTACACCCTGCGCCTGTTCACCGGTGCCGCCGAAGCCGGGTTCTTCCCAGGCGTAGTGCTGTACCTCTCGCAGTGGTTCCCGACGTTCCGACGTGGCCGCATCATGGCGCTGTTCATGTCGGCGATTCCGGTGTCCGGGCTGCTCGGCAGCCCGTTCTCTGGCTGGATCCTCAACCACTTTGCCACCGGCCAAGGTGGCCTCGCCGGCTGGCAGTGGATGTTCCTGCTACAAGGCATTCCGACCATCGCCCTCGGCGCTCTTGCGTTCTTCCTGCTCAGCGACAACTTCGCCAGCGCCAAATGGTTGAAACCGGAAGAACGTGCGGTACTTGAGGCGGATCAAGCCATCGATTGGGCCAACAAACCGAAAACCGCCACCGACTCGCTGCTGGCCGTGTTCAAGAACCCGGCGATCTGGGCGTTCGGCCTGATCTACTTCTGCATTCAAAGCGGCGTTTACGCGATCAACTTCTGGCTGCCGTCGATCATCAAGAACCTCGGTTTCGCCGATAACCTGGTGATTGGCTGGCTCAGTGCGATTCCCTATCTGCTGGCCGCGGTATTCATGCTGATGGTCGGTCGCTCGGCCGACCTGCATAAAGAACGCCGCTGGCATTTGGTGGTGCCGATGCTGATGGGCGCGGTGGGTCTGTTGATCGCCGTGAACTTTGCGGCCAACCCGGCTATTGCGATTCTTGGCCTGACCCTCGCCACCATGGGCGCCCTCACCGGCCTGCCGATGTTCTGGCCGGTGCCGACCGCCATGCTCAGCGCCGGTGCGGCCGCCGGTGGCCTGGCGTTGATCAACTCCATGGGCCAGATGGCCGGTTTCCTCAGCCCGTATCTGGTGGGTTGGGTCAAGGACAGCACCGGCTCGACCGATGCTGCGTTGTACCTGCTGGCCGGTGTGATTGCCTGCGGCAGTGTGCTGGCGCTGCGCATGACCCGGACCTTGCGGGTGTAA
- a CDS encoding aldo/keto reductase, translating to MSYRTLGHSGLQVSTLTLGTMMFGEQTSPEDSLRIIDKAWDQGVNFIDTADVYTSGRSEEIVGEAIAGHRHEWVVASKVGFGPVDGVPNRSGLSRKHLFNGIDASLTRLGTDYLDIYYLHREDHDTPLEVTVSAIGDLIRQGKIRYWGLSNYRGWRISDVIRVAEKLGVDKPVISQPLYNIVNRQAETEQITAAQNYGLGVVPYSPLARGVLSGKYAPDVTPDINSRAGRQDKRILETEWRVESLRIAQQIQAYTQERGVGIVEFAIAWVLNNSAVSSAIVGPRTEAQWDAYTKALAVKITAEDEAFIDSLVTPGHSSTPGFNDVSHFVSGRTPR from the coding sequence ATGAGCTACCGCACGCTGGGTCATTCGGGTTTGCAGGTTTCGACCCTGACCCTGGGCACCATGATGTTTGGCGAGCAGACCAGCCCTGAAGATTCACTGCGGATCATCGACAAGGCCTGGGATCAGGGCGTCAATTTCATCGACACTGCAGACGTGTACACCAGCGGCCGCTCCGAGGAAATCGTCGGCGAAGCCATTGCCGGTCACCGCCATGAATGGGTGGTGGCCTCCAAGGTCGGTTTCGGCCCGGTGGACGGTGTGCCGAATCGCAGCGGGCTGAGCCGCAAGCACTTGTTCAATGGTATCGACGCCAGCCTGACCCGCTTGGGCACCGATTATCTGGACATCTATTACCTGCACCGCGAAGACCACGACACGCCGCTGGAGGTGACGGTGTCGGCCATTGGCGATCTGATTCGCCAAGGCAAGATCCGTTACTGGGGCCTGTCCAACTACCGTGGCTGGCGTATCAGCGACGTGATCCGTGTTGCCGAGAAACTTGGCGTCGACAAACCGGTGATCAGTCAGCCGCTGTACAACATCGTCAACCGCCAGGCGGAAACCGAACAGATCACCGCCGCGCAAAACTATGGCCTCGGCGTGGTGCCCTACAGCCCGTTGGCCCGTGGCGTATTGAGCGGCAAGTACGCGCCGGACGTCACCCCGGACATCAACAGCCGCGCTGGCCGTCAGGACAAGCGCATTCTGGAAACCGAATGGCGGGTCGAGTCGCTGCGCATTGCCCAGCAGATTCAGGCGTACACGCAGGAGCGCGGCGTCGGCATCGTCGAGTTCGCCATCGCCTGGGTGCTGAACAACTCGGCCGTCAGCTCGGCCATCGTCGGCCCGCGCACCGAAGCCCAATGGGATGCCTACACCAAGGCCCTGGCGGTGAAAATCACCGCCGAAGACGAAGCCTTCATTGACTCGCTGGTGACGCCGGGACACTCGTCGACGCCGGGATTCAATGATGTGAGCCATTTTGTCTCGGGCCGCACCCCACGCTAA
- the rarD gene encoding EamA family transporter RarD, translating to MSKGIALSVSASVLFAVMYFYTSLLSPLSGVEIFGWRMLLTVPCMTVFMVVSGEWRRVVEILRRVGSKPALSGALLVSSALLGVQLWLFMWAPLNGHSLDVSLGYFLLPLTMVLTGRIAYGEQLSHLQKVAAFFATLGVLNELYQVGSFSWATLLVAIGYPTYFVLRRRLASDNLGGLWLDMALMLPVAYGFVHSGEQGFAVFDQHPWLSLLIPLLGVISASALVVYIIASRLLPFSLFGLLSYVEPVLLLRVALLLGESIKSGEWLTYIPIWLAVLVLMLEGFKHLMRHRRP from the coding sequence TTGTCTAAAGGTATTGCTCTATCGGTGTCAGCCTCGGTGCTGTTCGCCGTCATGTATTTCTACACCTCGTTGCTGTCGCCCCTGAGCGGCGTGGAAATCTTTGGCTGGCGAATGCTGCTGACCGTACCGTGCATGACCGTGTTCATGGTGGTTTCCGGTGAATGGCGACGTGTGGTCGAAATCCTCCGTCGGGTGGGCAGTAAACCGGCATTGTCAGGTGCTCTGCTGGTTTCCTCGGCATTACTCGGCGTGCAACTCTGGTTGTTCATGTGGGCGCCGCTGAATGGTCATAGCCTTGACGTTTCGCTGGGCTACTTCCTGCTGCCACTGACGATGGTGCTGACCGGGCGCATCGCCTATGGCGAACAGCTCTCGCACCTGCAAAAGGTCGCCGCGTTTTTTGCCACCCTCGGGGTGCTCAATGAGTTGTATCAGGTGGGCAGTTTTTCCTGGGCGACCCTGTTGGTGGCCATCGGTTACCCGACCTACTTCGTGCTGCGCCGACGTTTGGCGTCGGACAACCTCGGCGGTTTGTGGCTGGACATGGCGCTCATGCTGCCGGTGGCGTACGGGTTCGTGCACAGCGGTGAACAAGGCTTTGCGGTATTCGATCAACATCCATGGTTGTCGCTGCTGATCCCGCTGCTCGGGGTGATCAGTGCGTCGGCGCTGGTGGTGTACATCATCGCCAGCCGGTTGCTGCCGTTCAGCCTGTTCGGGCTACTGAGCTATGTCGAGCCGGTGCTGTTGCTGAGGGTTGCCTTGCTGCTGGGGGAAAGCATCAAGTCTGGGGAATGGCTGACGTATATCCCGATCTGGCTGGCGGTGCTGGTGTTGATGCTTGAAGGGTTCAAGCATTTGATGCGGCATCGACGCCCATAA
- the hppD gene encoding 4-hydroxyphenylpyruvate dioxygenase has product MADLYENPMGLMGFEFIELASPIPNTLEPIFEIMGFTKVATHRSKDVHLYRQGQINLILNNEPHSVASYFAAEHGPSVCGMAFRVKDSQKAYKRALELGAQPIHIETGPMELNLPAIKGIGGAPLYLIDRFGEGSSIYDIDFVFIDGVDRHPVGAGLKIIDHLTHNVYRGRMAYWANFYEKLFNFREIRYFDIKGEYTGLTSKAMTAPDGMIRIPLNEESSKGAGQIEEFLMQFNGEGIQHVAFLSDDLVKTWDHLKKIGMRFMTAPPETYYEMLEGRLPNHGEPVNELQARGILLDGSSESGDKRLLLQIFSETLMGPVFFEFIQRKGDDGFGEGNFKALFESIERDQVRRGVLSTE; this is encoded by the coding sequence ATGGCAGATTTATACGAAAACCCAATGGGCCTGATGGGCTTTGAGTTCATTGAGCTTGCATCGCCGATCCCGAACACCCTTGAACCGATCTTCGAGATCATGGGCTTCACCAAGGTCGCGACCCACCGCTCCAAAGACGTGCACTTGTACCGTCAGGGCCAGATCAACCTGATCCTCAACAACGAACCCCACAGCGTAGCCTCGTACTTTGCGGCCGAACACGGCCCGTCGGTGTGCGGCATGGCGTTCCGTGTCAAGGATTCGCAAAAAGCCTACAAGCGAGCCCTGGAACTCGGCGCCCAGCCGATCCACATCGAAACCGGTCCTATGGAGCTGAACCTGCCGGCGATCAAAGGCATCGGCGGCGCGCCGCTGTACCTGATCGACCGTTTCGGCGAAGGCAGTTCGATCTATGACATCGACTTTGTGTTCATCGACGGTGTTGACCGCCACCCGGTAGGGGCGGGCCTGAAGATCATCGACCACCTGACCCATAACGTGTATCGCGGCCGTATGGCTTATTGGGCGAACTTCTACGAGAAGTTGTTCAACTTCCGCGAGATCCGTTACTTCGACATCAAGGGCGAATACACCGGCCTGACCTCCAAGGCCATGACCGCTCCGGATGGCATGATCCGCATCCCGCTGAACGAAGAGTCGTCCAAGGGCGCCGGGCAGATCGAAGAGTTCCTGATGCAGTTCAACGGCGAGGGTATCCAGCACGTTGCCTTCCTCTCCGATGACCTGGTGAAGACCTGGGACCACCTGAAAAAGATCGGCATGCGCTTCATGACCGCGCCGCCAGAGACCTACTACGAAATGCTCGAAGGCCGTTTGCCGAACCACGGCGAGCCGGTCAACGAACTGCAAGCGCGGGGAATTCTGCTGGACGGTTCGTCTGAGTCGGGCGACAAGCGTCTGCTGCTGCAAATCTTCTCGGAAACCTTGATGGGCCCGGTGTTCTTCGAATTCATCCAGCGTAAAGGCGACGATGGTTTCGGCGAAGGCAACTTCAAGGCACTGTTCGAATCCATCGAACGCGACCAGGTTCGCCGCGGTGTGCTCAGCACTGAGTAA
- a CDS encoding EAL domain-containing protein: MPLTINVRRTPLTRNLITLLIGLIPVVLGTVILRMQAEQGLEQSTYQTAEEAVRQFDLMLDNTAQAAQELLPLAGQPCAEVKLALREQVTRRPFVRSTNLVWDNNLYCSSLFGDYQAAVDPGEYTQGTLWLMNGNPVTPNTALLVYRLSKGRQGALTSLDGYHLSNVLRLIGRKTLLLLQVGPHWLSADGKVHEGALPVLPVARSNLESSRYAFEVEAGFPEGEVWRYMKSEYPPLFSLLIFFGVIAGTLGHWLQKRSSSPSHELRRALEANEFIPYFQPVVHGDTKQWAGIEVLMRWKHPKEGLVRPDLFIPFAEHSGLIVPMTRSLMRQTAALLAPHAHVFHTRFHIGINITASHCRDLELVDDCREFLAAFPPDKVALVLELTERELIEPNAITLQLFEQLHELGVMIAIDDFGTGHSSLGYLRQFNVDFLKIDQSFVAMIGADALSRHILDSIIELSAKLDLGIVAEGVETLEQSDYLARHGVNFLQGYLFGRPMPGADFIIALNSH, from the coding sequence ATGCCCTTGACCATCAACGTCCGTCGCACGCCACTGACTCGCAACCTCATCACGCTGCTGATCGGCCTGATTCCCGTGGTACTGGGAACCGTCATTCTGCGCATGCAAGCCGAACAGGGGCTGGAACAGAGCACCTACCAAACAGCCGAAGAAGCGGTACGGCAATTCGATTTGATGCTCGACAACACCGCGCAGGCGGCACAAGAACTGCTGCCGCTGGCTGGACAACCTTGCGCCGAGGTAAAACTGGCATTGCGCGAACAAGTCACGCGCCGACCCTTTGTGCGCTCGACCAATCTGGTGTGGGATAACAATCTGTATTGCAGCTCGCTGTTTGGCGACTATCAGGCAGCGGTTGATCCTGGCGAGTACACCCAAGGCACGTTGTGGTTGATGAACGGCAATCCGGTCACACCCAATACCGCATTGCTGGTGTATCGCCTCAGCAAAGGCAGACAAGGCGCCCTAACCTCCCTGGACGGCTATCACCTGAGCAACGTCCTGCGGCTGATTGGTCGCAAGACCCTGCTGTTACTGCAAGTCGGCCCCCACTGGCTGTCGGCCGATGGCAAGGTCCATGAGGGCGCCCTGCCCGTATTACCGGTAGCCCGAAGCAATCTTGAATCTTCGCGGTATGCCTTTGAGGTCGAGGCCGGCTTTCCCGAGGGCGAAGTCTGGCGCTACATGAAAAGTGAATACCCGCCGCTTTTCAGCCTGCTGATCTTCTTTGGGGTGATTGCCGGGACCCTTGGTCATTGGCTACAGAAGCGCTCGTCGTCACCGAGTCATGAATTGCGGCGAGCACTGGAAGCCAATGAGTTCATTCCTTACTTTCAGCCCGTGGTCCACGGCGACACTAAACAGTGGGCCGGCATTGAAGTCTTGATGCGCTGGAAGCACCCAAAAGAAGGGCTGGTGCGTCCGGACCTGTTCATTCCATTCGCTGAGCATTCTGGATTGATCGTGCCGATGACCCGCTCGTTGATGCGCCAGACTGCGGCGTTGCTCGCCCCGCATGCACATGTGTTCCATACGCGCTTTCACATCGGCATCAACATCACCGCCAGCCACTGTCGTGACCTTGAGCTGGTAGACGATTGCCGCGAGTTTCTCGCAGCCTTCCCGCCTGACAAGGTTGCGCTGGTTCTGGAGCTGACCGAACGCGAGCTGATCGAACCCAACGCCATCACCCTTCAATTGTTCGAACAGTTACATGAGCTGGGGGTGATGATTGCGATCGATGACTTCGGTACCGGGCATTCAAGCCTGGGCTATTTGCGCCAGTTCAATGTGGACTTTCTGAAAATCGATCAAAGCTTTGTGGCGATGATCGGTGCCGATGCCTTGTCACGCCATATACTCGACAGCATTATCGAACTCTCGGCCAAGCTGGACCTTGGTATCGTTGCCGAAGGTGTCGAAACCCTCGAACAGAGTGATTATCTTGCCCGTCATGGGGTGAACTTTC